A stretch of Peteryoungia algae DNA encodes these proteins:
- a CDS encoding Rne/Rng family ribonuclease, which yields MADKMLIDASHEEETRVVVVRGNRIEEFDFESQHKKQIRGNIYLAKVTRVEPSLQAAFVDYGGNRHGFLAFAEIHPDYYQIPLADRQALLRAEAEEHRKENDVEGDEVMSNDPAEQDQPDVGINTTSSVASAIVDDVAAELAAEADADVAAAASVEGQTAAEEPAAKAKPKRVRKPRAKKAAAEETPAEEGSEASDDAAGGTIAAMVDMDEISEEAGGRRGGRRDDDDGNDDDDDDHIEEKEEIESVGAEDAMEEVPDRVQRKPRKQYRIQEVIKRRQILLVQVAKEERGNKGAALTTYLSLAGRYSVLMPNTARGGGISRKITQPTDRKRLKEIARGLEVPQGMGVILRTAGANRTKVEIKRDFEYLMRLWENVRTLTLASTAPCLVYEEGSLIKRSIRDLYNKDISEIVVSGEEGYREAKDFMKMLMPSHAKVVQPYRDLHPIFARSGIEAQLDKMLQPQVTLKSGGYIIINQTEALVSIDVNSGRSTREYSIEDTALQTNLEAAEEVARQLRLRDLAGLIVIDFIDMEEKRNNRAVEKKLKDCLKNDRARIQVGRISHFGLLEMSRQRIRASVLESTTQVCPHCTGTGLIRSQSSVALHVLRGIEEFLLKSTTHDIVVHTTPDTALYLLNQKRDTIVDYEGRFGVSIVIDGGMPAQHGGAQHFTIERGEAVENPVKIESLMSLLPDIEEEDDYVPEPEEEDEEEIVVAAKAESAPQAARADADDGNRKRKRRRRRRGKNGQNGNGPNGDAQNGDNGSDLDDEDGDENEDDAGESNGEIRATEAEGDGNGDDAQKRKRRRRGKRGGRRNRPGEEGSMEGSDEAGDDGDDAGDRSDDVAVAETVDAQPEPAAVVVDAPEAVKPKPRRTRKAKAVAEPEVAAEIAPVAAAPVEAVAEVVAVEAPAAEPVAAAPAPAPAPAPTPVTEEAKPTRANRESNVASSEPVVTSVKAAEDATEAKPKKGGWWQKRGGFF from the coding sequence ATGGCAGACAAAATGCTTATCGACGCGTCTCACGAAGAAGAGACGCGCGTTGTCGTCGTTCGTGGTAACCGCATTGAAGAATTTGACTTCGAATCCCAACACAAAAAGCAGATCCGGGGCAATATCTATCTGGCGAAGGTAACGAGGGTCGAGCCCTCGCTGCAGGCCGCCTTTGTCGACTACGGCGGCAACCGCCACGGCTTCCTGGCTTTCGCCGAAATCCATCCCGATTATTATCAGATCCCGCTCGCCGACCGTCAGGCGCTGCTTCGTGCGGAAGCCGAAGAACACCGCAAGGAAAACGACGTCGAGGGCGACGAGGTCATGAGCAATGATCCGGCCGAGCAGGATCAGCCCGATGTCGGAATCAACACCACGTCTTCCGTCGCGTCAGCGATCGTCGACGATGTAGCTGCCGAACTCGCCGCAGAAGCCGATGCCGACGTGGCAGCCGCCGCCTCGGTCGAGGGCCAGACCGCAGCAGAAGAGCCGGCGGCCAAGGCAAAGCCGAAGCGCGTCCGCAAGCCGCGCGCCAAGAAGGCCGCCGCCGAAGAGACGCCTGCCGAGGAAGGCAGCGAAGCTTCTGATGACGCTGCGGGTGGCACGATTGCCGCCATGGTCGACATGGACGAGATTTCCGAGGAAGCCGGCGGACGCCGCGGCGGCCGTCGCGACGACGACGATGGCAACGATGATGACGACGACGATCACATCGAGGAAAAAGAAGAGATCGAATCCGTCGGCGCCGAAGACGCCATGGAAGAGGTTCCGGACCGCGTCCAGCGCAAGCCGCGCAAGCAGTACCGCATCCAGGAAGTGATCAAGCGCCGGCAGATCCTGCTCGTGCAGGTCGCCAAGGAAGAACGCGGCAACAAGGGTGCAGCTCTCACCACCTATCTGTCGCTGGCCGGCCGCTACTCGGTGCTGATGCCGAACACGGCGCGTGGTGGCGGCATTTCCCGCAAGATCACCCAGCCGACCGACCGCAAGCGCCTGAAGGAAATTGCCCGCGGGCTCGAAGTGCCGCAGGGCATGGGCGTGATCCTGCGCACCGCCGGTGCCAACCGCACCAAGGTCGAGATCAAGCGCGACTTCGAATATCTGATGCGCCTGTGGGAGAACGTCCGCACGCTGACGCTCGCCTCGACTGCGCCGTGCCTTGTCTATGAAGAGGGATCGCTGATCAAGCGCTCCATTCGCGACCTCTACAACAAGGATATTTCCGAGATCGTCGTTTCGGGCGAGGAAGGCTATCGTGAAGCGAAAGACTTCATGAAGATGCTGATGCCGAGCCATGCCAAGGTGGTTCAGCCCTATCGCGATCTCCATCCCATCTTTGCGCGCTCGGGCATCGAAGCCCAGCTCGACAAGATGCTGCAGCCGCAGGTGACGCTGAAGTCGGGTGGCTACATCATCATCAACCAGACCGAAGCGCTGGTCTCCATCGACGTAAACTCCGGTCGCTCGACCCGGGAATACTCGATCGAGGACACCGCGCTGCAGACCAACCTGGAAGCGGCGGAAGAAGTGGCGCGTCAGCTGCGCCTGCGCGACCTGGCCGGCCTGATCGTCATCGACTTCATCGACATGGAAGAAAAGCGCAACAACCGCGCTGTCGAGAAGAAGCTGAAGGATTGCCTGAAGAACGATCGTGCCCGCATCCAGGTTGGCCGCATCTCGCATTTCGGCCTGCTCGAGATGTCGCGTCAGCGCATTCGCGCCTCGGTGCTGGAATCGACCACGCAGGTTTGCCCGCATTGCACCGGGACCGGCCTCATCCGCTCGCAGTCTTCTGTTGCCCTGCATGTCCTGCGCGGCATCGAGGAGTTCCTGCTGAAGAGCACCACGCACGACATCGTCGTGCACACGACGCCGGACACGGCGCTCTACCTCCTCAACCAGAAGCGTGACACCATCGTCGACTACGAAGGCCGTTTCGGCGTCTCGATCGTCATCGACGGCGGCATGCCGGCACAGCATGGCGGCGCGCAGCACTTCACGATCGAACGCGGCGAAGCCGTCGAGAACCCGGTGAAGATCGAGAGCCTGATGTCTCTCCTGCCAGACATCGAGGAAGAGGACGATTACGTTCCGGAGCCGGAGGAGGAAGACGAGGAAGAGATCGTCGTCGCCGCCAAGGCCGAGAGCGCACCGCAGGCGGCGCGTGCCGATGCAGACGATGGCAATCGCAAGCGCAAGCGTCGTCGTCGCCGTCGTGGCAAGAATGGCCAGAACGGCAATGGCCCGAATGGCGATGCTCAGAACGGTGACAACGGTTCCGACCTCGATGATGAGGATGGTGACGAAAACGAGGACGACGCCGGCGAGAGCAATGGCGAAATCCGCGCCACTGAAGCCGAAGGTGATGGAAATGGCGACGACGCCCAGAAGCGCAAGCGCCGCCGTCGCGGCAAGCGCGGTGGCCGTCGCAACCGTCCGGGCGAAGAAGGCTCGATGGAAGGCTCCGACGAGGCTGGTGACGATGGCGACGATGCCGGCGATCGCTCGGACGATGTCGCAGTCGCCGAAACGGTCGACGCCCAACCGGAACCCGCCGCAGTCGTGGTGGACGCTCCGGAAGCGGTGAAGCCCAAGCCGCGCCGGACGCGCAAGGCAAAGGCCGTGGCCGAGCCCGAAGTGGCCGCCGAAATTGCACCCGTCGCTGCCGCACCGGTAGAGGCCGTTGCCGAAGTCGTTGCCGTGGAGGCACCTGCTGCCGAGCCGGTCGCAGCGGCTCCTGCTCCAGCCCCTGCGCCTGCGCCCACCCCGGTCACCGAAGAGGCCAAGCCGACCCGCGCCAACCGCGAATCCAACGTCGCGTCCTCCGAGCCGGTCGTGACTTCGGTCAAGGCGGCGGAAGATGCGACCGAGGCAAAGCCCAAGAAGGGCGGCTGGTGGCAGAAGCGCGGTGGTTTCTTCTGA